In Aquimarina sp. TRL1, a single window of DNA contains:
- the thiS gene encoding sulfur carrier protein ThiS has product MTINVNNQQQKIEENSSVQTLLQLLQLSSQGIAVAINNTIVPKTDWETLLFKEGDNVIIIQATQGG; this is encoded by the coding sequence ATGACCATAAACGTTAATAATCAACAACAAAAAATAGAAGAAAACAGCTCTGTACAGACGTTGTTACAGTTACTTCAGTTATCCTCTCAGGGAATTGCAGTTGCGATTAATAATACAATTGTACCAAAAACAGATTGGGAAACTCTTTTGTTCAAAGAAGGAGATAATGTTATTATTATTCAAGCGACACAGGGAGGATAA
- a CDS encoding TonB-dependent receptor yields MSNKVYGIICMLFSVVGIAQEKVQDSIKKEPEKLDEVLVKAVRVEADAPITYSNVSKEELSGRNLGQDIPILLNYLPGVVTTSDAGAGVGYTGIRVRGSDATRVNVTLNGIPFNDSESQGTFWVNLPDFASSVENLQLQRGVGTSTNGSGAFGASLNLLTDAVSEKGYGEITNSFGSFGTRKHTLKYSTGLLDNKVEFSGRLSAIASDGYIDRAASDLKSYFLQGAYITDGTLIKAIAFGGHEITYQSWNGVDEKTLIDNRTFNSAGQYEDENGNIRFYDNEVDNYKQDHYQLHWNQKFDNYWSSNIGLNYTYGRGYFEQYKEDEDFEDYDFTPINIGGEIINTTDLIRRRWLKNDFYVINANVNYKKENLDIKAGGFFSHYDGDHFGEVIWAQYAGGSEIRDHYYSGNGRKNEFTVFGKTTYKVNEKWSAFLDLQGRFVTYKTTGLTSDRVALQVDETYDFFNPKIGTTYTIDKQNHLYASYAIAHREPRRDDFENGINTAEKLQDVEVGWRLFSDKLVLNTNAYFMWYKDQLVLTGAIDDVGEPIRATSGESYRLGIEVDAQVVILKDKLLVRPNIALSDNKNKDFIKTEGDALVSLGDTHISFSPQIIAGNVIEYHPVENMTIGFLSKYVGEQYMGNIDSKKSKLDDFFVNDLNIVYEITGFSVFKSVVLSGVVNNIFDHKYESNGYFYTYQDDFSTPGTITTEEGVGYYPQAGINFLLGATLKF; encoded by the coding sequence ATGTCAAATAAAGTATATGGTATCATATGTATGTTGTTTTCTGTAGTAGGAATAGCACAAGAAAAAGTACAAGATTCTATAAAAAAAGAACCAGAAAAACTAGATGAGGTTTTAGTAAAAGCAGTTCGTGTAGAGGCAGATGCACCTATCACCTATTCTAATGTCAGTAAGGAAGAACTGTCAGGAAGAAACTTAGGGCAGGATATCCCGATATTATTAAATTATCTTCCGGGAGTAGTAACCACTTCTGATGCAGGAGCAGGGGTAGGGTATACAGGAATACGAGTGCGAGGTAGTGATGCTACCAGGGTTAATGTAACCCTGAATGGAATTCCTTTTAATGATTCAGAAAGTCAAGGGACTTTTTGGGTGAATTTACCTGATTTTGCCTCTTCAGTAGAAAATCTGCAATTGCAAAGAGGAGTAGGGACATCAACTAATGGTTCCGGAGCGTTTGGGGCAAGCCTGAATCTTTTAACAGATGCTGTTTCGGAAAAAGGATATGGAGAAATAACAAACTCATTCGGTTCTTTTGGCACTAGAAAACATACATTGAAATATAGTACTGGGCTTTTGGATAATAAGGTAGAGTTTTCGGGAAGGCTTTCGGCAATTGCTTCTGATGGATATATTGATCGGGCAGCTTCGGATTTGAAATCATATTTTTTGCAAGGGGCATATATTACAGATGGGACCTTGATTAAAGCAATTGCTTTTGGAGGTCATGAAATTACATATCAATCCTGGAATGGAGTTGATGAAAAAACATTAATAGATAACAGAACGTTTAATTCTGCTGGTCAGTATGAAGATGAAAATGGAAATATTCGATTTTATGATAATGAAGTAGATAATTATAAGCAAGATCATTATCAATTGCATTGGAATCAAAAATTTGATAATTACTGGTCGTCTAATATAGGGCTGAATTATACTTATGGAAGAGGGTATTTTGAACAGTATAAAGAAGATGAGGATTTTGAAGATTATGATTTTACGCCTATTAATATAGGGGGAGAGATTATTAATACCACGGATCTGATCAGACGAAGATGGCTGAAAAATGATTTTTATGTGATTAATGCCAATGTAAATTATAAAAAAGAAAATCTGGATATTAAAGCAGGAGGTTTCTTTAGTCATTATGATGGAGACCATTTTGGAGAAGTTATTTGGGCTCAATATGCAGGCGGGTCGGAAATAAGAGACCATTATTACTCTGGTAATGGAAGAAAAAATGAATTTACTGTTTTTGGAAAAACAACCTACAAAGTCAATGAAAAATGGAGTGCATTCCTGGATCTTCAGGGGCGATTCGTAACTTATAAAACAACTGGACTTACCTCTGACAGGGTTGCGTTACAGGTTGATGAAACATATGATTTTTTTAACCCTAAAATAGGAACAACCTATACGATTGATAAACAGAACCATCTATATGCTTCCTATGCTATAGCCCATAGAGAACCGAGAAGAGACGATTTTGAGAATGGAATCAATACGGCAGAAAAATTACAGGATGTAGAAGTTGGCTGGCGATTATTCTCTGATAAATTAGTATTGAATACCAATGCATATTTTATGTGGTATAAAGATCAATTAGTACTAACAGGAGCTATTGATGATGTAGGGGAGCCTATCAGAGCAACAAGTGGAGAAAGCTATCGATTAGGAATAGAAGTAGATGCACAGGTAGTGATATTAAAGGATAAGCTTTTAGTTAGACCTAATATAGCTTTGAGCGACAATAAAAACAAAGATTTTATCAAAACAGAAGGCGATGCATTAGTTTCTCTTGGAGATACTCATATTTCTTTTTCTCCTCAGATTATTGCAGGAAATGTGATTGAATACCATCCAGTTGAAAACATGACAATTGGTTTTTTATCTAAGTATGTAGGCGAGCAATATATGGGAAACATTGACAGTAAAAAATCAAAGTTAGACGATTTTTTTGTCAACGACCTGAATATCGTTTATGAAATTACAGGTTTTTCAGTGTTTAAAAGTGTTGTACTTAGTGGAGTGGTGAATAATATTTTTGATCATAAATATGAATCTAACGGATATTTTTATACCTATCAAGATGATTTTAGTACTCCAGGAACAATAACAACTGAAGAAGGGGTAGGGTATTATCCTCAGGCAGGAATTAATTTTTTGTTAGGGGCAACACTAAAATTTTAA
- a CDS encoding ATP-binding protein: MSKSKTSVTLKIIVGYIILTALAIVAFWVINHQVSNYTKITDIKNENNEKLFMVSSALTDLYEAESLTRTIIQTSDLEKLENYKAKIDSILKTIDNVSKISGDSIQIKKIDSIRYLVDSKNKNLEDLMLLHKQQNEKGLYETAIDELKKANESFGDPNYDERFKNLTPEFRKTIVNVIKLTKQDNAKRLTNQTVDSLAAKVKHVLAELEKRDKKHEKEILEKENTLLENDQIITQQLRGLLATIELNERNQYYSRLKASNEVLDKTTNTIILISSISLLITILFLFMIIKDVSRSQKYRNDLEAEKAYTESLLKMRESLINTVTHDLRSPLNTVIGYSDLLEKTHLNAKQKHYLDYLKKSSDYILHLVNDLLDLSKLDAGKMIIEELPFVPKKIIENTISNAIPVNSKKDIEIKVISTDALNRQYLSDPFRIKQVLTNLISNAYKFTFEGSITIQSEIDESDISDKKLIIKVKDTGIGISKKQQRYIFDEFTQGEDDTDKKYGGFGLGLAISKKIISLLNGAISLKSDPDVGSEFTISIPIKDSNFIIPEENDATNDILDFVDKKVLIVDDESSQLALTSEVVSMAGLSYDSCDNAIKALSMIRENRYDLILTDIQMPKMDGFELLDALKKMDQYKDIPVIALSGRINTSVTEYKDAGFSANLRKPYAPKELTKLIAETLNINTKEPLPTSQNKLLVSKNEQYSLEDLMLFAHGDTDSLHAILDTFYESTIENMNSLKSLIEKEDKDQIKKIAHKILPMFKQIKAKEIIPMLEELEHMDATNTSMLPLASTAMHKIKKLIENLKVTS; the protein is encoded by the coding sequence ATGAGTAAGTCGAAAACTTCTGTAACATTAAAGATTATTGTAGGGTATATTATCCTTACTGCCCTTGCCATTGTTGCTTTTTGGGTTATTAATCACCAGGTGAGCAACTACACAAAAATCACCGATATTAAGAACGAAAATAACGAAAAGCTTTTTATGGTTAGTTCTGCTTTGACTGACCTATATGAAGCAGAAAGTCTTACCCGTACTATTATACAAACCTCTGACCTGGAAAAACTGGAAAACTACAAGGCTAAAATCGACTCTATTCTTAAAACCATCGATAATGTCAGTAAAATATCCGGGGACTCTATTCAAATAAAAAAAATTGACAGCATCAGATATCTGGTAGACAGTAAAAATAAAAACCTGGAAGATTTAATGCTGCTTCACAAACAGCAAAATGAAAAAGGGTTATACGAAACTGCTATTGACGAACTGAAAAAAGCGAATGAATCTTTTGGTGATCCCAACTATGACGAACGCTTTAAAAACCTGACTCCGGAATTCAGAAAAACTATTGTAAACGTTATCAAACTAACTAAGCAAGATAATGCTAAGCGACTAACCAATCAAACTGTTGACTCTCTGGCTGCAAAGGTGAAACATGTACTTGCTGAACTGGAAAAAAGAGACAAAAAGCACGAAAAAGAAATTCTGGAAAAAGAAAATACATTATTAGAAAATGATCAAATTATTACACAACAACTTAGAGGACTTCTTGCCACTATCGAATTAAATGAAAGAAACCAATATTACTCTCGTCTAAAAGCCTCTAATGAGGTTTTGGATAAAACGACAAATACAATTATTCTTATTTCCTCTATCAGTTTGCTTATCACAATTCTTTTTCTATTCATGATTATCAAAGATGTTTCCAGAAGTCAAAAGTACAGGAATGACTTAGAGGCAGAAAAAGCATATACAGAATCTCTTCTGAAAATGAGAGAATCTCTGATCAATACGGTTACTCATGATTTGAGATCTCCTTTAAACACTGTTATTGGATATTCTGACCTATTAGAGAAAACACATTTAAATGCTAAGCAAAAGCACTATCTGGATTATCTAAAAAAATCCTCTGATTACATCTTACACCTGGTTAATGATCTTTTGGATTTATCCAAACTAGATGCTGGAAAGATGATTATTGAGGAGCTTCCTTTTGTTCCAAAAAAAATCATCGAAAACACCATCTCTAATGCCATCCCGGTTAATAGCAAAAAAGACATCGAAATAAAGGTAATTTCTACTGATGCCCTAAACAGGCAATATCTCAGCGATCCTTTCAGAATAAAACAAGTTCTCACGAATCTCATAAGTAACGCTTATAAATTTACTTTTGAAGGATCTATTACTATCCAAAGCGAAATAGACGAATCTGATATCTCTGACAAAAAACTGATCATTAAAGTAAAGGACACCGGAATTGGCATCTCAAAAAAACAGCAAAGATATATATTTGACGAATTCACTCAGGGAGAGGATGATACTGATAAAAAATATGGAGGTTTTGGTCTTGGACTTGCTATATCCAAAAAAATAATATCCTTATTAAATGGGGCAATATCTTTAAAAAGTGATCCTGATGTAGGAAGTGAGTTTACCATTTCTATTCCTATCAAAGATTCTAATTTTATTATTCCCGAAGAGAATGACGCCACAAATGATATATTAGATTTTGTTGATAAAAAAGTCTTGATTGTAGATGATGAGAGTAGTCAACTAGCATTAACCAGTGAAGTGGTTTCTATGGCAGGCTTATCCTATGATTCTTGCGACAATGCTATTAAAGCACTATCCATGATCAGGGAAAACAGGTATGATTTAATATTAACTGATATTCAAATGCCAAAAATGGACGGTTTCGAATTGCTTGATGCTTTAAAAAAAATGGATCAGTACAAGGACATCCCTGTTATTGCCTTATCAGGAAGGATCAATACTTCTGTCACAGAATATAAGGATGCTGGTTTTTCTGCAAACTTACGAAAACCATATGCTCCTAAAGAACTGACTAAATTAATTGCGGAGACCCTTAATATTAATACAAAAGAACCATTACCCACCTCCCAGAACAAACTCCTTGTTTCAAAAAACGAACAATATTCTCTAGAAGATTTAATGTTATTTGCTCATGGAGACACCGATTCCCTACATGCTATTCTGGATACATTTTATGAAAGTACCATTGAGAATATGAATAGTCTAAAATCGCTTATTGAAAAAGAAGACAAAGATCAGATCAAAAAAATAGCTCATAAAATACTGCCAATGTTCAAACAAATAAAGGCTAAAGAAATAATTCCTATGCTCGAAGAACTGGAACATATGGATGCTACAAACACCTCAATGCTTCCTCTGGCATCTACTGCCATGCATAAAATTAAAAAACTTATCGAAAACCTAAAAGTAACCTCTTAA
- a CDS encoding sigma-54 dependent transcriptional regulator produces the protein MSKILIVEDDVAFCTMLKTFLQKNDYEVSTAFSGSQAVLQIQNDTFDVVLTDVRLPDKDGIALLSDILNKNNDTQVIIMTGYAEINMAVNAIKQGAFDYVSKPFNPDAILQVIKKALESGESKEEITQKPKKNTIDVSRKTPSSFVRGVSDASKKLGDYIALVAPTRMSVLVIGDSGTGKEYVASSIHKASKRAEKPFVAVDCGAIPREIASSEFFGHIKGSFTGAVNDKVGHFEAANGGTLFLDEIGNLSYELQVQLLRALQERKIKPVGSNKEIEVDIRVVAATNEDLSQAVKDGDFREDLYHRLNEFSIKVPPLKDRVEDLILFANHFLEESNVELDKQVVGFSEEVIEAFKKYDWPGNLRELKNIIRRSVLLSQEGMISLTVLPNDIAYASHTRKQTYGLFKNQNEQELILDALEKTNGNKAKAARLLSIDRKTLYNKLKQYDISL, from the coding sequence ATGTCTAAGATACTGATCGTAGAAGATGATGTCGCATTTTGTACAATGCTTAAGACGTTTTTGCAAAAGAATGATTACGAGGTAAGTACTGCATTTTCAGGAAGTCAAGCAGTGTTACAAATACAAAATGATACTTTTGATGTAGTGTTAACAGATGTAAGATTACCGGATAAAGATGGAATTGCTCTTTTATCTGATATTCTAAACAAAAATAACGATACTCAGGTGATCATTATGACGGGGTATGCTGAAATTAATATGGCCGTTAATGCCATTAAGCAGGGAGCATTTGATTATGTGTCCAAACCATTTAATCCAGATGCGATTCTTCAGGTGATAAAAAAAGCGTTAGAATCAGGAGAGTCCAAAGAAGAAATTACTCAGAAGCCAAAAAAGAATACAATTGATGTTTCTAGAAAAACGCCCAGCTCTTTTGTAAGAGGGGTTAGTGATGCTTCTAAGAAATTAGGGGATTATATTGCATTGGTTGCTCCAACAAGAATGTCTGTTTTGGTGATTGGCGATAGCGGTACGGGAAAAGAATATGTAGCGAGTAGCATTCATAAAGCAAGTAAAAGAGCTGAAAAACCATTTGTGGCAGTCGATTGTGGAGCTATTCCCAGAGAGATTGCATCCAGTGAATTTTTTGGTCATATAAAGGGTTCTTTTACCGGAGCGGTAAACGATAAAGTAGGTCATTTCGAAGCAGCGAATGGAGGAACATTGTTTTTAGATGAAATAGGGAATCTCAGTTATGAATTACAGGTACAGTTGTTAAGGGCACTACAGGAAAGGAAAATTAAACCTGTAGGGAGTAATAAAGAAATAGAAGTAGATATAAGAGTCGTAGCAGCAACGAATGAAGATCTCAGTCAGGCAGTAAAAGATGGAGACTTTAGAGAAGATTTATATCATAGGTTAAATGAATTTTCTATAAAAGTACCTCCTCTAAAAGATAGAGTAGAAGACTTGATTTTATTCGCTAACCATTTTCTGGAGGAATCTAATGTAGAATTAGATAAACAGGTTGTTGGTTTTTCAGAAGAAGTAATAGAAGCTTTTAAAAAATACGATTGGCCAGGAAACCTTAGGGAGCTAAAAAATATTATTCGCAGATCAGTATTGCTTTCTCAGGAAGGGATGATTTCACTAACAGTATTACCAAATGATATTGCTTATGCTTCCCATACAAGGAAACAGACATATGGATTGTTTAAAAATCAGAATGAGCAAGAACTTATTCTCGATGCTTTGGAAAAAACAAATGGGAACAAGGCAAAAGCAGCTCGTTTATTGTCAATAGACAGAAAGACATTGTATAATAAGCTAAAACAATATGATATAAGTCTTTAA
- a CDS encoding DUF4301 family protein has protein sequence MNISDKDIKLINQRGLTVEKVLSQIETFKKEIPFVALRDSATIGNGIIQVADHHQSELIKLYESRIANLDTIKFVPASGAATRMFKELFKFLDNYEYEKESLNAYTNYEKANAIRLFLIGLEKFPFYRVVMGKVRSSYPNFESLSEGKQLYVFVEMMLKEKGLNYGTFPKGLFPFHNYSEDVSTAFEEHLYEAAGYNCNKEALSRVHFTISKEHLTAFKGEFKRIEKKVQEKTETRFEISYSFQKPETDTVAVTEKNEPFRTEEGEILFRPGGHGALIENLNDIEADIIYIKNIDNVVVRKYQDEVSKYKKILAGKLIEIQDEVFRIMNALDKETPSEAELKDIKKFLVQQLNVRLPLDFDKFSEKYKLEFLRTSLNRPIRVCGMVINEGEPGGGPFWVKNERGRLVLQIIEAPQIDKNDKRQQDILKTATHFNPVDLVCGVRNYKGEKFNLTDFVDPETGFISKKSLNGKTLKALELPGLWNGAMSNWISVFVEVPLTTFNPVKTVNDLLKSAHQTKLFS, from the coding sequence GTGAATATTTCGGATAAGGATATTAAGCTAATTAATCAAAGGGGGTTAACAGTAGAAAAAGTACTTTCTCAAATAGAGACATTCAAAAAGGAAATTCCTTTTGTAGCATTAAGGGATTCAGCAACAATTGGAAATGGAATTATTCAGGTAGCAGATCACCATCAATCAGAACTGATAAAGTTGTATGAGTCTCGTATTGCTAATCTGGATACGATTAAGTTTGTTCCCGCTTCAGGAGCAGCAACTCGTATGTTTAAAGAATTGTTTAAGTTCTTGGATAATTATGAATATGAGAAAGAAAGTTTGAATGCCTACACTAATTATGAAAAAGCAAATGCAATTCGTCTTTTTTTAATTGGTTTGGAGAAATTTCCTTTTTACCGGGTAGTTATGGGAAAAGTCAGAAGCTCTTATCCTAATTTTGAATCCTTGTCAGAAGGAAAACAATTGTATGTATTTGTAGAAATGATGCTCAAAGAAAAAGGGCTGAATTATGGTACTTTTCCCAAAGGGCTTTTTCCGTTTCACAATTATTCGGAGGATGTGTCTACTGCTTTTGAAGAGCATTTATATGAAGCGGCAGGATATAATTGTAATAAAGAGGCATTATCTAGAGTGCATTTTACAATCTCTAAAGAGCACCTGACAGCTTTTAAAGGGGAATTTAAAAGAATAGAAAAGAAAGTACAGGAAAAAACAGAAACGCGTTTTGAAATTTCATATTCATTCCAAAAACCTGAAACAGATACAGTTGCGGTAACAGAAAAAAATGAGCCTTTTAGAACAGAAGAAGGAGAAATACTGTTCAGACCAGGAGGGCATGGGGCTTTGATAGAAAACCTCAACGATATAGAGGCGGATATTATTTATATTAAAAACATAGATAATGTAGTAGTGAGAAAGTATCAGGATGAGGTGTCAAAGTACAAAAAAATTCTCGCAGGGAAATTAATTGAAATACAGGATGAGGTATTCAGGATAATGAATGCTTTGGATAAAGAAACCCCTTCTGAGGCAGAGTTAAAAGATATAAAAAAATTCCTGGTACAACAGTTAAACGTAAGATTACCATTGGATTTTGATAAATTTTCTGAAAAATATAAACTGGAGTTTTTAAGGACTTCTCTTAACAGACCTATTCGTGTATGTGGTATGGTGATTAATGAAGGAGAACCTGGAGGAGGACCTTTCTGGGTTAAAAATGAAAGAGGAAGGTTAGTGCTACAGATTATAGAAGCACCTCAGATCGATAAAAATGATAAGAGACAACAAGATATCTTAAAAACAGCAACGCATTTTAATCCGGTGGATTTGGTATGTGGAGTGCGAAACTATAAGGGAGAAAAATTCAACTTGACGGACTTTGTAGATCCTGAAACTGGATTTATATCAAAAAAGTCATTAAATGGAAAAACACTGAAAGCTTTGGAGTTACCAGGACTGTGGAATGGAGCAATGTCTAACTGGATTAGCGTGTTTGTAGAAGTGCCGTTAACTACGTTTAATCCAGTAAAAACAGTAAATGATTTACTGAAATCTGCTCATCAAACAAAATTATTTTCCTGA
- a CDS encoding AAA family ATPase, whose amino-acid sequence MEEKLRQEQGDCVKIVLFGPESTGKTTLSKQLASHYEVAWVPEYAREYLQKKWDTSKEICAYADLLPIAEGQMQLENEAVRRGGKLVICDTDLLVTKVYSEAYFDGEVADVLDKFAIENEYDLYLLTYIDTPWTPDDLRDKPHEREQMFLRFKEALEKYKRPYVVLKGDKIPRFKQAVKIIDELIKGKK is encoded by the coding sequence ATGGAAGAAAAGCTTAGACAAGAACAAGGAGATTGTGTGAAAATTGTTTTATTTGGTCCGGAATCAACAGGGAAGACAACATTGTCTAAACAATTAGCCTCTCACTATGAGGTAGCTTGGGTACCAGAATATGCTAGAGAATATCTTCAGAAAAAATGGGATACCTCAAAAGAAATATGCGCTTATGCAGATTTGCTCCCTATAGCAGAAGGGCAAATGCAATTAGAAAATGAAGCGGTAAGACGAGGAGGTAAACTTGTAATATGTGATACAGATTTGTTAGTAACTAAAGTGTATTCAGAGGCTTATTTTGATGGGGAAGTAGCGGATGTGCTTGATAAATTTGCTATTGAAAATGAATATGATTTATATTTGCTGACATATATAGATACACCTTGGACTCCAGATGACTTACGAGACAAACCCCACGAAAGAGAGCAGATGTTTCTCCGTTTTAAAGAGGCTCTGGAAAAATACAAGCGTCCATATGTGGTCTTAAAAGGAGATAAAATACCTCGTTTTAAGCAAGCCGTTAAAATAATTGATGAACTAATTAAAGGAAAGAAGTGA
- the pnuC gene encoding nicotinamide riboside transporter PnuC yields the protein MSQIFDFFLNAYSETPTSFIVLEAIAFVFGILSVFYAKKVHIWVYPTGLLATVISVYLLYKAAYFGDMMMNFYYSIMSLYGWWNWSRKNNNSPVVPVSRTNLKEKLVGFFMFSITMFVTYMVYALTGVAIQGENWIDIFTSGVFFTAMWYMANKKIENWTLWIFADIITVPLYAYRGLGMLSLQYLIFTVIAILGYLAWKKSLDKNKEIV from the coding sequence ATGAGCCAGATTTTTGATTTCTTTTTGAATGCATATTCTGAGACTCCTACTTCTTTTATAGTGTTAGAAGCGATTGCTTTTGTGTTTGGGATTCTAAGCGTTTTTTATGCAAAGAAAGTTCATATCTGGGTATATCCGACAGGATTATTAGCTACAGTTATATCAGTCTATCTTCTCTATAAGGCAGCATATTTTGGAGATATGATGATGAATTTTTATTACTCTATAATGAGTCTATATGGTTGGTGGAACTGGTCCAGAAAAAATAACAACAGCCCTGTTGTTCCTGTTTCCAGAACAAATCTCAAGGAAAAACTAGTTGGATTTTTTATGTTTTCTATAACAATGTTTGTAACTTATATGGTATATGCTTTAACTGGGGTAGCGATACAGGGAGAAAATTGGATTGATATATTTACTTCCGGTGTGTTCTTTACAGCAATGTGGTATATGGCGAATAAAAAAATAGAAAATTGGACACTATGGATTTTTGCAGATATAATTACAGTTCCTTTATATGCTTATAGAGGTTTGGGGATGTTATCTTTGCAATATTTAATCTTTACAGTAATAGCGATTTTAGGGTATTTAGCATGGAAGAAAAGCTTAGACAAGAACAAGGAGATTGTGTGA
- a CDS encoding YkoF family thiamine/hydroxymethylpyrimidine-binding protein codes for MQISVELTLSPLQEDYEKHIITFIKRLRQSKFEVIETPLSTQVYGDYDEVMKFLSQEIKKSFEAMEQVLIHMKLVKSNRSNYEPDF; via the coding sequence ATGCAGATTTCAGTAGAATTGACATTATCTCCTCTTCAAGAGGATTATGAAAAACATATAATCACTTTTATAAAACGCCTGAGACAATCAAAGTTTGAGGTGATAGAGACCCCCTTAAGTACACAAGTATACGGAGATTATGATGAGGTAATGAAGTTCTTGTCTCAGGAAATTAAGAAGTCTTTTGAAGCGATGGAGCAGGTATTGATACATATGAAATTAGTAAAAAGCAATAGAAGTAACTATGAGCCAGATTTTTGA
- a CDS encoding 4'-phosphopantetheinyl transferase superfamily protein gives MPLYKTITVNNHTKVLIWKIDESFDFLSKDVVLTPHCQQRVDDMKSDIHRRGFMSIRHLLAVVGYTDFDLYYDASGKPNLKDGKQISITHSFEFSGIIISDKPVGIDIEKQRDKIQRIARKFINYESSFVEQQLYKTRVLTVIWGAKESLYKLYATPGLSFEQHIQIAPFDFDAYATVGKIAYKGEESDYTVRYLEFEGFTCVFTLPLEE, from the coding sequence ATGCCTCTTTACAAAACTATAACAGTAAATAATCACACTAAAGTGTTGATTTGGAAGATTGATGAATCGTTTGATTTTTTAAGTAAAGATGTTGTGTTGACTCCTCATTGTCAGCAGAGAGTAGATGATATGAAATCGGATATTCATAGAAGAGGTTTTATGAGTATTCGGCACTTACTCGCAGTGGTAGGGTATACGGATTTTGATTTGTATTATGATGCATCAGGAAAACCAAATTTGAAAGATGGAAAACAAATTTCTATTACGCATTCTTTTGAGTTTTCAGGAATCATTATTAGTGATAAGCCGGTAGGGATTGATATAGAAAAACAACGTGATAAAATACAGCGAATCGCTCGTAAATTTATAAACTATGAAAGTTCTTTTGTGGAGCAGCAGCTGTATAAAACCAGAGTGTTAACGGTAATTTGGGGGGCAAAAGAATCGCTGTATAAACTATATGCAACACCAGGATTGAGTTTTGAGCAACATATACAGATAGCTCCGTTTGATTTTGATGCATATGCTACAGTAGGAAAGATAGCCTATAAAGGGGAGGAGAGTGATTATACAGTTCGGTATTTAGAGTTTGAAGGATTTACCTGTGTGTTTACCTTACCCTTAGAAGAATAG